A single Ficedula albicollis isolate OC2 unplaced genomic scaffold, FicAlb1.5 N00268, whole genome shotgun sequence DNA region contains:
- the LOC101820193 gene encoding uncharacterized protein LOC101820193, translating to MMSFKRRPSEEPDRSFWAHGSRQQQDGLENREPRSRGQGSSLRRSRALSDTPGQDSKRSLPAPKEGLSCLTDERRGASGRPEGSKVKKCPLDEEDEGKDGRATVTPAAEEEHCLVGEEAAAGPDPGQAFTYTIPFSTFLDTLAEGSQMLSRKVLNILQKALIAVQDKEEQKRQHPTGSKEPVVAEPAQSIKAEQQDMEHPVKQGAGQQLVEAESVLELCRKEATEAGTPAGPTFRSPSPTVVNALARERRTSVFKSAPRALPSSFSAMHRRGEWEQQQPTACAQDLPHSAQCSEVLSKTTVVIQGLQQTKEQEYLAHSMDSPLAVRAAGAVSLAHGPRSPTADGLAHLDTAPDMRDELLSKAAIVIQGSEVQMIEQRDLEQGTGGEMRVTAPGEGTERPGHTVHSGPAGVPVFLEHNDYIQTEVDKKAVLTVQKPFQHPDEEQDQKLSTEESTGAEGPADYAQNLSAPVVIHTLARVKWLKLVSRALGVWGILRALRLAAAATADAGKEKEEKEQKEFIADARYVLNIVEHIRTVQDKAALGMHASSQQIRKQQCMEHSADVSLAVTPTAAGAERQAHENHSSTADTLVFLDYNDYIRTEVVKKAMLVVQKPFKYPEEQQEPSAERSTMAERPLDCAQSLPAPMVINTLARQRWLRLVWRSLRVLRLGSKRTSSTEEKKELKADATDVLDTAKCIRTDVQETTPGMHAPSQHTVEQQGMKHKANVSSAVTPPAAGADRQTHKTHGPRTDAPVFLDYSDCIHTEVVKKAMLMVQKPFEYPEEEQDQELSTEESIGAEGPADYDQSLPEVINTPAQLRLLRRVSQAQEVWRVLRALHLGTTVTSDTGKEKEKQLMPQCAGKGSKSPISRDRELGTCPA from the exons ATGATGTCCTTCAAGAGGAGGCCTTCAGAGGAGCCGGACAGGAGCTTCTGGGCCCACGGCTCGcgacagcagcaggatggccTGGAGAACAGAGAGCCACGGAGCCGAGGACAGGGTTCCTCGCTGAGGCGCTCTAGGGCTCTCAgtgacacacctgggcag GACAGCAAAcgctccctgcctgctcccaagGAGGGTCTCAGCTGCCTGACAGATGAGAGAAGAGGAGCAAGTGGCCGACCAGAAGGATCTAAGGTCAAGAAATGTCCCCTAGATGAAGAGGATGAAGGAAAAGATGGCAGAGCCACTGTCaccccagcagctgaggaagagcACTGTCTGGTaggggaagaggcagcagctggcccAGATCCAGGTCAGGCCTTCACCTACACCATCCCTTTTTCTACGTTCCTGGACACCCTGGCAGAAGGGAGCCAGATGTTGAGCAGAAAGGTGCTGAACATTCTACAGAAGGCCTTAATTGCTGTGCAAGACAAAGAAGAGCAAAAGAGGCAGCACCCAACAGGCAGCAAAGAGCCTGTtgtggcagagccagcccagtCCATCAAGGCTGAGCAACAAGACATGGAGCACCCTGTGAAACAGGgtgctggccagcagctggTAGAAGCAGAGTCagtcctggagctgtgcaggaaggaaGCAACAGAAGCAGGAACACCTGCAGGACCTACCTTCAGATCTCCTTCGCCCACAGTCGTCAACGCCCTGGCTCGAGAGAGAAGGACATCTGTCTTCAAGAGTGCCCCAcgggctctgcccagctccttcagtGCAATGCACAGGAGAGGAgagtgggaacagcagcagcccacAGCCTGTGCACAGGATCTGCCTCACAGCGCCCAGTGTAGTGAAGTCCTGAGCAAGACTACAGTTGTGATCCAGGGACTCCAGCAGACAAAAGAGCAGGAGTACCTGGCACACAGCATGGATTCACCACTGGCAGTAagagcagcaggggcagtgAGCCTGGCAC ATGGCCCACGCAGCCCCACAGCTGATGGCCTGGCTCATCTGGACACAGCCCCGGACATGAGAGACGAGCTCTTGAGCAAAGCTGCAATTGTGATTCAGGGATCTGAGGTACAAATGATAGAACAGAGAGACCTGGAACAAGGCACTGGTGGGGAGATGAGGGTTACAGCCCCAGGAGAAGGGACAGAGAGGCCAGGACATACCGTGCACAGTGGCCCAGCTGGTGTACCTGTATTCCTGGAGCACAATGACTACATCCAGACTGAGGTGGATAAGAAGGCCGTGCTTACAGTCCAGAAACCATTCCAGCATCCAGACGAGGAACAGGACCAGAAACTCAGCACAGAGGAATCAACAGGAGCAGAAGGACCTGCAGACTATGCCCAAAACCTTTCTGCACCTGTAGTCATCCACACACTAGCTCGGGTGAAATGGCTGAAGCTTGTCTCACGAGCACTTGGGGTCTGGGGAATACTGAGGGCTCTGCGCTTAGcggctgctgccacagctgacgcaggaaaggagaaggaggaaaaggagcagaaggagtTTATAGCTGATGCCAGATATGTGCTAAACATAGTTGAACATATCAGAACTGTCCAGGATAAGGCTGCACTTGGGATGCATGCATCCAGCCAGCAGATTAGGAAACAGCAGTGCATGGAACACAGTGCGGATGTGTCATTAGCAGTGACAcccactgcagctggggcagagaggCAAGCACATGAGAACCACAGTTCCACAGCTGACACTTTGGTATTTCTGGACTACAATGACTACATCCGGACAGAGGTGGTGAAAAAGGCTATGCTTGTTGTCCAGAAACCATTCAAAtacccagaggagcagcaggagccaagtGCAGAGAGATCAACAATGGCAGAAAGACCTCTAGACTGTGCCCAAAGCCTTCCTGCACCTATGGTCATCAACACCCTGGCTCGACAGAGGTGGCTGAGGCTTGTCTGGAGATCACTGAGAGTTCTGCGCTTAGGGTCAAAGAGAACCtccagcacagaagaaaagaaggagcTAAAAGCTGATGCCACAGATGTGCTAGACACAGCCAAGTGTATCAGGACAGATGTCCAGGAGACCACTCCTGGGATGCATGCACCCAGCCAGCACACTGTGGAACAGCAGGGCATGAAGCACAAAGCGAATGTGTCATCAGCAGTgacacccccagcagcaggggcagacAGGCAAACACACAAGACCCACGGTCCTAGAACTGATGCTCCAGTATTCCTGGACTACAGTGACTGCATCCATACTGAGGTTGTTAAGAAGGCCATGCTTATGGTCCAGAAACCATTTGAATAcccagaggaggagcaggaccAGGAACTCAGCACAGAGGAATCAATAGGAGCAGAAGGACCTGCAGACTATGACCAAAGCCTTCCTGAGGTCATCAACACACCGGCTCAGCTGAGATTGCTGAGGCGTGTCTCACAAGCACAGGAGGTCTGGAGAGTACTGAGGGCTCTGCACTTAGGCACCACTGTCACCTCTGAcacaggaaaggagaaggagaaacagCTGATGCCACAATGTGCCGGCAAGGGCAGCAAAAGCCCAATAAGCAGAGACAGAGAGCTTGGCACATGCCCAGCATAG